A single Pseudodesulfovibrio aespoeensis Aspo-2 DNA region contains:
- a CDS encoding Lon protease family protein, which yields MPRKNSSHEVPVDKLKWTLQPSQVTFATTDDLEPQTEIIGQKRGVEAFRFGMGMLKKGYNIFVTGQPGIGRLSTVKKLLREMKDKNHVPCDLCYVNNFKHPEAPILLRFTSGQGSHFKRDMQEFLDTVKREAPQLFESEEYIARKNQIAEAHEKKIISFYKAIEDQVKDTGLVVVRMQMGPIQRPDVVPLVDGEPKRMIELEEMVENKRFPREEFERLSAKRLELKEQIDQIVLELKELQNEVGKKHEEVDRLMFMALAQDFIKPLRERYDDTKVQAFLDSVLENMGDDLDSIKSLGSPPKQGPFPGMMLGGPPPEVVFHPYQVNLLVDNTDKLGPPVIVESYPTYRNLFGSIERVMDRNGGWHTDYTKIKAGSFVKANGGYLVINLMDAIFEPGVWQTLKRSLKTEQIEIETFDPYYFISATGLKPEPIDMQVKVVVLGSPYLYAMLRHYDEDVPKIFKVWADYESSMNLDDDTVMQVARFIRAEVDRSGLRPFDASGVAAVMEEAVRWAGRQEKISTAFPVMADLLSEADYFASLDSASVVGAAHVRGAVEAKVYRSNQVEERIQEMIDRGSLFVDTDGEVVGQVNGLAVYAMGDYMFGKPTRITTVTSLGKEGIINIEREADMSGPTHNKGMLILSGYLRSRFAQDKPLSLAASIAFEQSYGGIDGDSASSTELYALLSSLSGKPIRQYIAVTGSVNQYGEVQPIGGVNQKIEGFYLCCKHAGLTGRQGVMIPHANIRDLMLRDEVIEAVADGKFHIWAVSTIDEGIEILTGVKAGARAKNGEFPKGTINRLADDRLCTLADTLAAYGKKGESGSNGNGGKGSSKRPAKRTPPKMK from the coding sequence ATGCCAAGGAAGAACTCATCGCATGAAGTCCCGGTGGACAAGCTCAAGTGGACGCTGCAACCGAGCCAGGTGACGTTCGCCACCACCGACGATCTGGAGCCCCAGACCGAGATCATCGGCCAGAAGCGGGGCGTTGAGGCGTTCCGTTTCGGCATGGGGATGCTCAAGAAGGGCTACAACATATTTGTCACCGGCCAGCCCGGCATCGGGCGGCTCTCCACGGTCAAAAAGCTGCTCAGAGAGATGAAGGACAAGAACCATGTTCCGTGCGATCTCTGCTACGTCAACAATTTCAAGCATCCCGAAGCGCCGATCCTGCTCCGGTTCACCTCGGGTCAGGGCAGCCACTTCAAGCGCGACATGCAGGAATTCCTGGACACCGTGAAGCGCGAGGCCCCGCAACTGTTCGAGAGCGAGGAGTACATTGCCCGCAAGAACCAGATCGCCGAGGCGCACGAGAAGAAGATCATAAGCTTCTACAAGGCCATCGAGGATCAGGTGAAGGATACCGGGCTTGTGGTGGTGCGCATGCAGATGGGGCCGATCCAGAGGCCGGATGTGGTCCCGCTGGTGGACGGCGAGCCCAAGCGCATGATCGAGCTTGAGGAGATGGTCGAGAACAAGCGCTTTCCCCGTGAGGAATTCGAGCGGCTGAGCGCCAAGCGGCTGGAGCTCAAGGAACAGATCGACCAGATCGTCCTGGAGCTCAAGGAATTGCAGAATGAGGTCGGCAAGAAGCACGAGGAGGTGGACCGGCTCATGTTCATGGCCCTGGCCCAGGATTTCATCAAGCCCCTGCGGGAGCGGTATGACGATACCAAGGTCCAGGCGTTTCTCGACTCCGTGCTTGAGAACATGGGTGACGACCTGGACAGCATCAAGTCCCTGGGCAGCCCGCCCAAGCAGGGGCCGTTTCCGGGCATGATGCTCGGCGGCCCCCCGCCTGAGGTGGTATTTCACCCCTATCAGGTCAATCTGCTGGTGGACAACACCGACAAGCTGGGGCCGCCGGTCATTGTCGAGTCCTACCCGACCTACCGCAACCTCTTTGGCAGCATCGAGCGGGTCATGGACCGCAACGGCGGCTGGCACACTGATTACACCAAGATCAAGGCCGGCTCGTTCGTCAAGGCCAACGGCGGTTATCTCGTGATCAACCTGATGGACGCCATCTTCGAGCCAGGCGTGTGGCAGACGCTCAAGCGGTCGCTCAAGACCGAGCAGATCGAGATCGAGACCTTTGACCCGTACTACTTTATCAGCGCCACGGGCCTCAAGCCCGAGCCCATCGACATGCAGGTCAAGGTGGTGGTGCTGGGCAGCCCGTATCTCTATGCCATGCTCAGGCATTACGACGAGGACGTGCCCAAGATATTCAAGGTCTGGGCCGACTACGAGTCGAGCATGAACCTTGATGACGACACGGTCATGCAGGTGGCCCGGTTCATAAGGGCCGAGGTGGACAGGAGCGGGCTTCGGCCCTTTGACGCCAGCGGCGTGGCGGCGGTCATGGAAGAGGCCGTGCGTTGGGCCGGGCGTCAGGAGAAGATATCCACGGCCTTCCCGGTCATGGCCGACCTCCTGAGCGAGGCCGATTATTTCGCTTCCCTCGACAGCGCATCGGTGGTGGGCGCAGCCCATGTCAGGGGGGCGGTGGAGGCCAAGGTCTACCGCTCCAATCAGGTGGAGGAGCGCATCCAGGAGATGATCGACCGGGGCAGCCTGTTCGTGGACACGGACGGCGAGGTGGTGGGCCAGGTCAACGGACTGGCCGTGTACGCCATGGGCGACTACATGTTCGGCAAGCCGACCCGCATCACCACCGTGACCTCCCTGGGCAAGGAGGGCATCATCAACATCGAGCGCGAGGCGGACATGTCCGGCCCCACGCACAACAAGGGCATGCTCATCCTCTCGGGCTACCTGCGCAGCCGGTTCGCCCAGGACAAACCCCTGTCCCTGGCCGCCAGCATCGCGTTTGAGCAGTCCTACGGCGGCATCGACGGCGATTCGGCCTCGTCCACAGAGTTGTACGCGCTGCTCTCCAGCCTCTCGGGCAAGCCCATCCGGCAGTATATCGCGGTCACGGGTTCGGTGAACCAGTATGGCGAGGTCCAGCCCATCGGCGGAGTGAACCAGAAGATCGAGGGATTCTATCTCTGCTGCAAGCATGCCGGGTTGACCGGCAGGCAGGGCGTCATGATCCCCCATGCCAACATCAGAGACCTCATGCTCCGCGACGAGGTGATTGAGGCCGTGGCCGACGGCAAGTTCCACATCTGGGCCGTTTCGACCATCGACGAGGGCATCGAGATCCTGACCGGCGTCAAGGCGGGCGCTCGCGCCAAGAACGGCGAGTTTCCCAAGGGCACCATCAACCGTCTGGCCGACGACCGGCTGTGCACCCTGGCCGACACCCTGGCCGCCTATGGCAAGAAGGGCGAAAGCGGCAGCAATGGGAATGGCGGGAAGGGCAGCTCAAAGAGGCCTGCCAAAAGGACGCCGCCTAAAATGAAATAG
- the ilvN gene encoding acetolactate synthase small subunit, translating to MCKQTVIQLTVNNHPGVMSHICGLFARRAYNVEGIACMPVNGGTTSRIWLLVDADERLNQMIKQVDKLEDVLMVERHDGGHAVFSKMAEFVA from the coding sequence ATGTGTAAACAGACAGTCATCCAACTGACGGTGAACAACCATCCCGGCGTCATGTCGCACATCTGCGGCCTGTTTGCCCGGCGGGCATACAATGTGGAGGGCATTGCCTGCATGCCCGTCAACGGCGGGACCACCAGCCGCATCTGGCTGCTGGTGGACGCCGACGAGCGGCTCAACCAGATGATCAAGCAGGTGGACAAGCTGGAGGACGTACTCATGGTCGAACGGCACGATGGCGGCCACGCGGTGTTCTCCAAGATGGCCGAATTCGTCGCCTGA
- a CDS encoding Hsp20/alpha crystallin family protein — MADLKRWGQGEITRIRLEMDRLFDELCFDLDLPAMICRMSGDIELWEEGDTLVARMELHGVAPGDVSVVVLERLLVITARMVETVGGRSRSRAFRKEIKLPCAIRTEEAQVEFAQGVLVIRLPKCASQYVQIVRLIKK, encoded by the coding sequence ATGGCCGATTTGAAACGATGGGGTCAGGGCGAGATCACCAGGATTCGCCTGGAAATGGACAGGCTCTTCGACGAACTGTGCTTTGATCTTGATCTGCCCGCCATGATCTGCCGCATGTCCGGGGACATTGAGCTGTGGGAGGAGGGTGACACCCTTGTTGCCCGGATGGAGCTGCACGGCGTGGCCCCCGGCGATGTCTCGGTCGTGGTGCTCGAACGGCTGCTCGTGATCACGGCCCGGATGGTCGAGACGGTCGGCGGGCGCAGCCGGTCCCGTGCGTTCAGGAAGGAGATCAAACTGCCCTGCGCCATCAGGACCGAAGAGGCCCAGGTGGAGTTTGCCCAAGGGGTGCTCGTGATCAGGCTGCCCAAGTGCGCGTCGCAGTATGTCCAGATTGTCAGGTTAATCAAGAAATAG
- a CDS encoding Smr/MutS family protein gives MAKKRHIRDLTELKELSLAKDKKKDAYTLPYDKPKTVREDTPKPNEEAELALFQAAMQGVSQMRDDTVRKPAPKAAPAPAATPLPLDPDEDDGTYLRKFLSGEVQFELEYTDEFMYGYVRGLDIKTFQQLKAGVLSVAAHLDLHGMTSVQAREGLLFFIRESYLQGSRCVLVVTGRGINSPGGQSVLRRETETWLTHEPLKRVVLAFCTAQAKDGGAGAIYVLLRNQKKTQGKIAWDTQLDRDEA, from the coding sequence ATGGCCAAGAAGCGGCACATCAGGGATTTGACGGAACTCAAGGAACTCTCCCTGGCAAAGGACAAGAAGAAGGACGCCTACACCCTGCCCTATGACAAGCCGAAAACGGTCCGGGAAGACACGCCCAAGCCCAACGAGGAGGCGGAGCTGGCCCTGTTCCAGGCCGCCATGCAGGGCGTCAGCCAGATGCGGGACGACACCGTGCGCAAACCCGCGCCCAAGGCGGCTCCGGCACCCGCGGCCACCCCGCTCCCCCTTGACCCGGACGAGGACGACGGCACGTATCTGCGGAAATTCCTCAGCGGCGAGGTGCAGTTCGAACTCGAATACACCGACGAGTTCATGTACGGCTATGTCCGGGGCCTGGACATCAAGACCTTCCAGCAGCTCAAGGCGGGCGTCCTGAGCGTGGCCGCCCATCTCGACCTGCACGGCATGACCTCGGTCCAGGCCAGGGAGGGGCTGCTCTTCTTCATCCGCGAAAGTTACCTCCAGGGCTCCCGCTGCGTGCTGGTGGTCACGGGCCGGGGCATCAACTCGCCGGGCGGCCAGAGCGTGCTGCGGCGCGAGACCGAAACCTGGCTGACGCACGAACCGCTCAAGCGGGTGGTTCTCGCCTTCTGCACCGCCCAGGCCAAGGACGGCGGGGCCGGAGCCATCTATGTGCTGCTTCGCAACCAGAAGAAAACCCAGGGCAAGATCGCCTGGGACACTCAACTCGACCGGGACGAAGCGTAA
- the ilvB gene encoding acetolactate synthase large subunit encodes MKLSGAEIIITLLERQGIEIIAGIPGGANLPLYDALSASPIRHILTRHEQGAGFIAQGMARVTGNPAVFFATSGPGATNTLTAIADAKLDSIPIICITGQVPLAMIGTDAFQEVDTYGLSVPITKHNYLVRCVDELLTVIPDAFRIAASGRPGPVVIDVPKDVQTAMLEFDAWPAPGGRTPGPELMDPELAHAARMIDEAERPLLYLGGGIVQSGSSALALALAEKASIPSVLTLMGLGVMPVDHPLCLGMLGMHGARYTNLIMERCDLLVAAGVRFDDRATGKLAGFCPGAKVIHMDIDSSELDKIRSAHVSVSGDVADSLRALLELVEAKDRSDWLREVAGLRGEHPMIIPDADDPRSPYGVILKAAELAGEDAIVCTDVGQHQMRTAQAYPFRHPRQWLTSGGLGTMGFGLPAAIGAALAAPGRTVLCFSGDGSIMMNIQDLATAMEQDVNVKIILTNNNALGLVRQQQDLFYGKRYFASDYARRVDFMKIAEGFGIRAWDMGNADDPGVMLAEAMAHPGPCLIHVPVSPDEPVYPIVPPGAANSQMIGGENHV; translated from the coding sequence ATGAAACTGAGCGGCGCTGAAATCATCATCACATTGCTGGAGCGACAAGGCATCGAGATTATTGCCGGAATTCCAGGTGGTGCGAATCTTCCCCTATACGATGCGCTTTCGGCCAGCCCCATCAGGCACATCCTGACCCGGCATGAGCAGGGCGCGGGATTCATCGCCCAGGGCATGGCCCGGGTCACGGGCAATCCGGCGGTCTTCTTCGCCACCTCCGGGCCGGGTGCGACCAACACCCTGACCGCCATCGCCGATGCCAAGCTCGACTCCATCCCCATCATCTGCATCACCGGGCAGGTGCCTCTGGCCATGATCGGCACCGACGCCTTTCAGGAGGTGGACACCTACGGCCTGAGCGTGCCCATTACCAAGCACAACTATCTGGTCCGCTGCGTTGACGAGCTGCTGACCGTCATCCCGGACGCCTTCCGCATCGCCGCCTCGGGCCGTCCGGGGCCGGTGGTCATCGACGTGCCCAAGGATGTCCAGACCGCCATGCTCGAATTCGACGCCTGGCCCGCACCAGGCGGGCGCACCCCCGGTCCGGAGCTGATGGACCCGGAGCTGGCCCACGCCGCCCGGATGATCGACGAGGCCGAGCGGCCCCTTTTGTACCTGGGCGGAGGCATCGTCCAGTCCGGCTCGTCGGCCCTGGCTCTGGCCCTGGCCGAGAAGGCGTCCATCCCGTCGGTGCTCACCCTCATGGGGCTGGGTGTCATGCCCGTGGACCATCCCCTGTGCCTGGGCATGCTCGGCATGCACGGCGCGCGGTACACCAACCTGATCATGGAGCGGTGCGACCTGCTGGTGGCGGCAGGGGTGCGCTTTGATGATCGGGCCACGGGCAAGCTGGCCGGGTTCTGTCCGGGCGCCAAAGTCATTCACATGGACATCGACTCCAGCGAGCTGGACAAGATCAGGAGCGCCCATGTTTCGGTCAGCGGCGACGTGGCCGACTCCCTCAGAGCGCTGCTCGAACTGGTGGAGGCCAAGGACCGGAGCGATTGGCTCCGCGAGGTGGCCGGGCTGCGCGGTGAGCATCCCATGATCATTCCCGATGCCGACGATCCGCGTTCTCCCTACGGCGTCATCCTCAAGGCTGCCGAGCTGGCCGGGGAGGATGCCATTGTCTGCACCGACGTGGGCCAGCACCAAATGCGCACGGCCCAGGCCTATCCCTTCCGCCATCCGCGCCAGTGGCTGACCTCCGGCGGGCTCGGCACCATGGGCTTCGGCCTGCCCGCGGCCATCGGCGCGGCATTGGCCGCGCCCGGACGCACGGTGCTCTGCTTCAGCGGCGACGGCTCCATCATGATGAACATCCAGGACCTGGCCACGGCCATGGAGCAGGACGTGAACGTCAAGATCATCCTGACCAACAACAACGCCCTGGGGTTGGTGCGCCAGCAGCAGGACCTGTTCTACGGCAAGCGCTACTTCGCGTCAGACTATGCCAGGCGGGTTGATTTCATGAAGATTGCCGAAGGATTCGGCATCCGGGCCTGGGACATGGGGAACGCCGACGACCCCGGAGTCATGCTGGCCGAGGCCATGGCCCATCCCGGCCCCTGCCTGATCCACGTGCCGGTGAGCCCGGACGAGCCGGTGTACCCCATTGTTCCTCCCGGAGCCGCCAACTCGCAGATGATCGGAGGTGAAAACCATGTGTAA
- a CDS encoding ABC transporter ATP-binding protein encodes MLTIEDLHVNIGDKPVLQGINLEIRKGETFILFGPNGSGKTSLLMALMGFSGYEVTRGRILFKGQDITRAPMYERARLGIGMSFQRPPTIHGLRTRHLVQMCSRKGKVNPDLLADIVNMTDFLDRDINAGFSGGEIKRSELLQLMAQQPDLVLFDEPESGVDMENMQLVGKVARDVLDGNYALTPDLTLKARKEKARTAGLIITHTGYILDYVNADRGQVLYKGHLCCEGRPRDILDHIRQHGYQECVRCMN; translated from the coding sequence ATGCTGACCATTGAAGACTTGCATGTCAACATCGGCGACAAGCCGGTCCTGCAGGGGATCAATCTCGAAATCAGGAAGGGCGAGACATTCATCCTGTTCGGCCCCAACGGTTCGGGCAAGACATCGCTGCTCATGGCCCTGATGGGCTTCTCAGGCTACGAGGTGACCCGGGGCCGCATCCTGTTCAAGGGCCAGGATATCACCCGCGCGCCCATGTATGAGCGGGCGCGCCTTGGCATCGGCATGTCGTTTCAGAGGCCGCCGACCATCCACGGGCTGCGCACCCGCCACCTTGTCCAGATGTGTTCCCGCAAGGGCAAGGTCAACCCCGATCTGCTGGCCGATATTGTCAACATGACGGATTTCCTGGACCGCGACATCAACGCGGGCTTTTCCGGCGGCGAGATCAAGCGCTCGGAGCTGCTTCAGCTCATGGCCCAGCAGCCTGATCTGGTTCTTTTCGACGAGCCGGAATCCGGCGTGGACATGGAGAACATGCAGCTGGTGGGCAAGGTGGCCCGCGACGTGCTCGACGGCAACTATGCCCTGACGCCGGACCTGACCCTCAAGGCCCGTAAGGAGAAGGCCAGGACCGCCGGGCTGATCATCACCCACACCGGCTACATCCTCGATTACGTCAACGCGGACCGGGGACAGGTGCTCTACAAGGGCCACCTGTGCTGCGAGGGCCGCCCCAGGGACATCCTCGACCACATCCGCCAGCACGGCTATCAGGAATGCGTGCGCTGCATGAACTAG
- a CDS encoding flagellin N-terminal helical domain-containing protein, producing the protein MALTDLEKVFIYDYSSRLLERDMLTNQLFAGSAVGQNLRSLVLGGPVRATTFTNPFEEAISGTLRADAGATRQAARNVGEAASMMGVARTGMATISSALSDMENIIDKINTGELDGSSSVVQSDYNALRDKVLGTISGTDFNGIAMLDSTKWGTAQIDSGGKVFIQSDKSGGFDISFHAVDNPASGVNWSDLSGASLAVEGTRATQLGYVQSLASEMDSIQSMYQSKEDGLQSQELALQSQAQILDNAAQLRKPSDPGYSLEKLLADLILRDSGTIFDGTG; encoded by the coding sequence ATGGCCCTGACCGACCTCGAAAAGGTTTTCATCTACGACTATTCGTCGAGACTGCTTGAGCGCGACATGCTGACCAATCAGCTGTTCGCCGGGTCGGCTGTGGGTCAGAACCTGCGCAGTCTGGTGCTGGGCGGTCCGGTTCGGGCAACGACCTTTACCAATCCCTTTGAGGAAGCCATCAGCGGCACCCTGCGGGCGGATGCCGGGGCCACCCGTCAGGCGGCGCGCAACGTGGGCGAGGCCGCCTCCATGATGGGCGTGGCCAGAACCGGCATGGCCACCATCTCCAGCGCCCTGAGCGACATGGAGAATATCATCGACAAGATCAACACCGGCGAGCTGGACGGGTCGAGTTCCGTGGTCCAGAGCGACTACAACGCCCTGCGCGACAAGGTTCTCGGCACCATTTCCGGGACGGATTTCAATGGTATAGCCATGCTCGACAGCACCAAGTGGGGCACCGCGCAGATCGACTCGGGCGGCAAGGTCTTCATCCAGTCGGACAAGAGCGGCGGGTTCGACATCTCTTTTCACGCCGTGGACAACCCTGCCAGCGGCGTCAATTGGTCTGATCTTTCCGGCGCGTCCCTGGCCGTGGAGGGGACCAGGGCCACCCAGCTCGGCTATGTCCAGTCGCTGGCCAGCGAGATGGACTCGATCCAGAGCATGTACCAGAGCAAGGAGGACGGCCTCCAGTCCCAGGAGCTGGCTCTGCAAAGCCAAGCCCAGATCCTGGACAACGCTGCCCAGCTCAGGAAGCCCTCGGACCCCGGCTATTCGCTGGAAAAGCTTCTGGCAGACCTGATCCTTCGGGATTCCGGCACCATTTTCGATGGAACCGGGTAG
- a CDS encoding NAD(P)H-dependent oxidoreductase encodes MRILIILAHPDEQSLNHAIARQAEATALANGHEVIFHDLYKEGFDPVLPGPEIPRNAPLPKEIARHCDETASADGIIIVHPNWWGMPPALLTGWVDRVLRPGVAYEFTGDDGGEGVPGGLLKARTALIFNTSNTEAGREIRIFGDPLERIWKECVFGLCGVVETHRRMFRIVITSSDEERRQWLDEVSDMVDEFYPRQD; translated from the coding sequence ATGCGCATTCTCATCATCCTGGCCCATCCCGACGAACAGAGCCTCAACCACGCCATTGCCCGGCAGGCTGAGGCCACGGCCCTGGCCAACGGCCATGAGGTCATCTTCCATGATCTCTACAAGGAAGGATTCGACCCGGTCCTCCCTGGTCCCGAAATTCCCAGAAATGCGCCATTACCCAAGGAAATCGCCAGACACTGCGACGAGACGGCCAGCGCGGACGGCATCATCATCGTCCATCCCAACTGGTGGGGCATGCCGCCCGCCCTGCTGACAGGCTGGGTGGACCGGGTGCTGCGCCCCGGCGTGGCTTACGAATTCACAGGGGATGACGGCGGCGAAGGCGTGCCCGGCGGGCTGCTCAAGGCGCGAACGGCCCTGATCTTCAACACCTCGAACACCGAGGCGGGCCGTGAAATCAGAATCTTCGGCGATCCCCTTGAACGCATCTGGAAGGAGTGCGTGTTCGGCCTGTGCGGCGTGGTCGAGACTCACCGCAGGATGTTCCGCATCGTGATCACCAGCAGCGACGAGGAGCGGCGCCAGTGGCTCGACGAGGTCAGCGACATGGTGGATGAGTTTTACCCCCGGCAGGACTGA
- a CDS encoding metal-dependent hydrolase, protein MPGYKGHLAGGLFFGIMGLVGAGLLGWLIIDPLIGAGLIGFCLLGALFPDVDTDSKGQKLYYMVLAGVDFGLIVQQQYMWAAWLGLLAMFPAMGSHRGWTHTWWAMLLVPLPILLIPAFIFEIEAAEPFVPFYLAFCAGYFSHLLLDGEFR, encoded by the coding sequence ATGCCCGGCTACAAGGGACATCTGGCCGGGGGGCTGTTTTTCGGGATCATGGGGCTGGTGGGTGCCGGGCTGCTCGGCTGGCTGATCATCGACCCGCTCATCGGGGCGGGCCTGATCGGTTTTTGTCTTCTCGGCGCGCTGTTCCCGGATGTGGATACCGATTCCAAGGGACAGAAACTCTATTACATGGTCCTAGCTGGCGTTGATTTCGGCCTGATCGTGCAGCAACAGTACATGTGGGCTGCCTGGCTCGGTCTGCTGGCCATGTTTCCGGCCATGGGCTCGCATCGGGGGTGGACCCACACCTGGTGGGCCATGCTCCTGGTGCCGCTGCCCATCCTGCTCATCCCGGCCTTTATCTTCGAGATTGAGGCGGCAGAACCATTTGTGCCCTTTTACCTCGCGTTTTGCGCGGGATATTTCTCCCATCTGCTCCTGGACGGCGAGTTCCGATAG
- a CDS encoding chemotaxis protein CheW: protein MSEDALKDINQFLTFTLGKEIFALDIGTVREVLELTSITKIPRTPEFMRGVINLRGHAVPVVDMRLKLGMSKSEDTVDTCIIIVEIEFDGEFTVMGALVDSVREVFEMMPESIEAAPKMGAAINAEYIKGMGRQNERFIIIIDINKIFSAEELAMAKELTNLKGGPGKAQAEEAVAAMA, encoded by the coding sequence ATGTCTGAAGACGCACTGAAGGATATCAACCAGTTTTTGACGTTCACGCTGGGCAAGGAAATCTTCGCCCTGGACATCGGGACGGTCAGGGAGGTGCTGGAACTGACCTCCATCACCAAGATTCCGCGTACGCCCGAATTCATGCGCGGTGTCATCAACCTGCGCGGCCACGCCGTGCCCGTGGTGGACATGCGCCTCAAGCTTGGCATGTCCAAGAGCGAAGACACTGTGGACACCTGCATCATCATCGTGGAGATCGAATTCGACGGCGAGTTCACGGTCATGGGCGCGCTGGTCGATTCGGTGCGCGAAGTCTTCGAGATGATGCCGGAATCCATCGAAGCCGCCCCCAAGATGGGTGCTGCCATCAACGCGGAATACATCAAGGGCATGGGCCGCCAGAACGAGCGGTTCATCATCATCATCGATATCAACAAGATATTCTCCGCCGAGGAGCTGGCCATGGCCAAGGAACTGACCAACCTCAAGGGCGGGCCGGGCAAGGCCCAGGCCGAAGAGGCTGTCGCCGCCATGGCGTAG
- a CDS encoding SufB/SufD family protein: MTKVDLSQFKFDGMNREAIDDLNTLSQEDKDQLLLAGVVADESMRSASYLQMDHSAVHCQSHDEGVEILDIKDALKKYDGLGEYYWTLVDKDKDEFTRAANDNLHGGYFIRVRAGAKIKDPIQSCLMLKSENVGQNVHNLVIIEEGASAHIITGCSVAHGTKAGAHLGISEFFIKKNASLTFTMVHNWGESVAVRPRSAGVVEEGGTFLSNYVLLKAVKDLQMYPSITMNGANSVARFNSVVVAPKGAHLDLGNRVIMNAPNTRCEIIAKTIAAGGTIINRGHIGAHAVPSKGHLECQGLILGDGRIWAIPELDGTAEGVELSHEASVGKIAQNEIEYLMARGLDEAEATSTIVRGFLNTDIMGLPDRLQREIDKQIEELQASDAM, translated from the coding sequence ATGACCAAAGTTGATCTTTCGCAATTCAAGTTCGACGGGATGAACCGCGAGGCCATAGACGACCTCAACACCCTGTCGCAGGAGGACAAGGACCAGCTCCTCCTGGCCGGGGTGGTGGCCGACGAGTCCATGCGTTCGGCCTCGTACCTCCAGATGGACCACTCGGCGGTGCACTGCCAGTCCCACGACGAGGGCGTCGAGATACTCGACATCAAGGACGCGCTGAAGAAGTACGACGGCCTCGGGGAGTATTACTGGACGCTGGTGGACAAGGACAAGGACGAGTTCACCAGGGCGGCCAACGACAACCTGCACGGCGGCTACTTCATCCGCGTCAGGGCCGGGGCAAAGATCAAGGACCCGATCCAGTCCTGTCTCATGCTCAAGTCCGAGAATGTCGGCCAGAATGTCCACAACCTCGTGATCATCGAGGAGGGGGCCTCGGCCCATATAATCACCGGCTGCTCGGTGGCCCATGGGACCAAGGCGGGCGCGCATCTGGGCATCTCCGAATTTTTCATCAAGAAAAACGCCTCCCTGACCTTCACCATGGTCCACAACTGGGGCGAGAGCGTGGCTGTACGGCCAAGATCAGCGGGTGTGGTCGAGGAGGGAGGCACCTTCCTCTCCAACTACGTACTGCTCAAGGCGGTCAAGGATCTCCAGATGTATCCCTCGATCACCATGAACGGGGCCAACTCCGTGGCCCGTTTCAACTCCGTGGTGGTCGCGCCCAAGGGCGCGCATCTCGATCTGGGCAACCGCGTGATCATGAACGCGCCCAACACCCGGTGCGAGATCATCGCCAAGACCATCGCTGCCGGCGGCACCATCATCAACCGGGGCCATATCGGCGCACACGCCGTGCCGAGCAAGGGGCACCTGGAATGTCAGGGCCTTATCCTTGGCGATGGCCGCATCTGGGCCATCCCCGAACTGGACGGCACCGCCGAGGGTGTGGAGCTGTCCCATGAGGCGTCTGTGGGCAAAATCGCCCAGAACGAGATCGAATACCTCATGGCGCGCGGCCTGGACGAGGCCGAGGCGACCTCCACCATCGTGCGCGGCTTCCTGAACACGGACATCATGGGCTTGCCCGACAGGCTCCAGCGCGAGATAGACAAACAGATCGAGGAGTTGCAGGCATCCGACGCCATGTAG
- a CDS encoding TetR/AcrR family transcriptional regulator has product MISKKDKILRAAQELFARYGYAGTTMKMVAEQAGVASGLVFHYFDSKENLFMAAGIELVDTMIIVLRDKTASTKNGCEALGVFVKAYLDFTIENEKTFPTIIRCSPFSDDNPDLDRQKIAAKFRGLIDIVEEILRRGMDDGSILDLPVTQTAFMIYANIVGAVRNRFLTPYNITGLFEEAREFVLRSVCAKKASDS; this is encoded by the coding sequence TTGATTTCGAAAAAGGATAAGATTCTGAGAGCGGCCCAGGAACTCTTTGCCCGCTACGGGTACGCTGGCACGACCATGAAGATGGTCGCCGAACAGGCGGGCGTCGCATCCGGGCTGGTTTTCCACTATTTTGACAGCAAGGAAAACCTTTTCATGGCCGCCGGCATCGAACTGGTGGACACCATGATCATTGTCCTGCGCGACAAGACCGCCAGTACGAAAAACGGCTGCGAGGCCCTTGGCGTCTTTGTCAAGGCATACCTCGACTTCACCATCGAGAATGAAAAAACGTTTCCGACGATCATACGGTGCTCACCGTTCAGCGACGACAATCCAGACCTGGACCGCCAGAAGATCGCCGCGAAGTTTCGTGGGCTGATCGACATCGTGGAGGAAATCCTGCGCCGGGGCATGGATGACGGTTCGATCCTCGACCTGCCCGTGACCCAGACGGCCTTCATGATCTATGCGAACATTGTGGGCGCGGTTCGCAACAGGTTCCTGACCCCCTACAACATCACCGGACTTTTCGAAGAGGCCAGGGAATTCGTCCTGCGGAGTGTCTGCGCGAAAAAGGCCAGCGATTCCTAG